From the Cryptomeria japonica chromosome 2, Sugi_1.0, whole genome shotgun sequence genome, one window contains:
- the LOC131054453 gene encoding MYB-like transcription factor ETC3 isoform X1: MGGVRKYLVVAETESESSGAYIQRNPFCLSDEYCSEESYFGFLILSILNAGSSKSREEWDCDISADEEDLILRLHKLLGDRWKLIAGRLPWRSAQEIEKYWKMRSHAH, translated from the exons ATGGGTGGTGTAAGAAAATACTTGGTAGTAGCAGAGACAGAGTCTGAATCTTCTGGTGCATATATACAGAGAAACCCATTTTGTCTCAGTGATGAATATTGTTCAGAGGAAAGCTATTTTGGTTTTCTGATCTTGAGCATATTGAATGCAGGTTCAAGTAAAAGTAGAGAGGAGTGGGATTGTGACATCTCTGCAGATGAGGAAGATCTAATACTGAGACTTCACAAGCTTCTAGGTGACAG GTGGAAGCTGATTGCAGGGAGGCTGCCATGGAGGAGTGCACAAGAGATTGAGAAGTACTGGAAGATGAGAAGCCATGCTCATTAA
- the LOC131054453 gene encoding MYB-like transcription factor ETC3 isoform X2, whose protein sequence is MGGVRKYLVVAETESESSGSSKSREEWDCDISADEEDLILRLHKLLGDRWKLIAGRLPWRSAQEIEKYWKMRSHAH, encoded by the exons ATGGGTGGTGTAAGAAAATACTTGGTAGTAGCAGAGACAGAGTCTGAATCTTCTG GTTCAAGTAAAAGTAGAGAGGAGTGGGATTGTGACATCTCTGCAGATGAGGAAGATCTAATACTGAGACTTCACAAGCTTCTAGGTGACAG GTGGAAGCTGATTGCAGGGAGGCTGCCATGGAGGAGTGCACAAGAGATTGAGAAGTACTGGAAGATGAGAAGCCATGCTCATTAA